The nucleotide window GGACCAAGCATTATAAAATTGAATTGTGGTGTCAATTCAGAAACATAGGTGCCATTTGTTGTAAGTCAAACATTGTAAAGTTGAGGTATGCCTGTATGGCTCAGGTATTTACCCACTACAGTATTAAAAGTTATGTTTAAGATTAGTAATGAGAAAGGAAAGGAACAGGACAGTTGATataaaacaaaacagtgactcAGCTCATTTTACCAATCTCACAATTATTTGGTCCCTGTACATGGAAAAGGCAGTGTAGGGAAGACTGCGCACTGTCCATTAAGTGAATTTCACATGCTGTTTTTCTTTTTACATGACCAAAGAACATAAAGATCCATTTTCACCACTGCTTTCAGGACTCATTTGGGGCAGGATAATAGAAACCTTTACAAGGGGAAATACATAAACTAGAGAAAAAGTAGAATTCTCCATTTTAAAAGCTAAAACGTTCCATTCTTTTAAGTTTTCAATATGCATAcattttgtgtttaagttcaAAACACAGTACAAAGTTCACTAATCTGCATACTACTCATTATGTAGAAAAGTTTCATCCTCATTTTGCAGACTGCAGAATAGACTCTTTCACACAACCTAGTGGCAGAATCAGGATTCAAATTCAGGAACACAAGCAGTGGGATTTCCCTAAACTGTGCTGACTCACATATGTACCTGATTAATGTAGCCACGGGTATGTCTTGGCATTTCACTCTTTAATGTATTCATGCTCACAAAAACCCCTGAGAGGGACAAAGTACACCTAGCCCCATTTTTCAGTTGAGAAACTGAGGTAAGGAAAGACTAAATCACATGCCCAAAGATACACAGGAAAACCTGTGGTGGGATATTTGGGGCAGAGAACTGAACCCACGTCCCATGCTGACTTCCTATGTCCTTTCCCTCTGAACAGTAACATGAGAGGCTGcataaacaattttttaaaaatgtacaggtAAAATCAGTCCCTAGACATTTGAGCGCAGGTCTCAAACTCCCAACCTGTGAACCATCCCTGGCTGGAACAATTGCGCAATCTGGCCTGAGATTCCTGgcaagctgagggaggggggctgtcCGTTACCAGCCCTTAAACCCTACCCTTTCCTGTCATCACCCTGTCATGCTCCTGTCTGCCCCAGGAAATCTGAGGAGACCACTACCACCACACGGCATCAGGTTCCCATAGTGATCCCCAAGCCGTACcctcaggggacagggtgccatcGGAGGGAACATGGCTATTTGGGGGCCTGTAATACACAGACCTCACCACCACCCGGCCCATTGGGAATCTTGTGCCACATTGCACAATTGCTCCTGCTGGGGCTAGCCTGTGGGTTGGGAGATTGAGACCCCTGCATTAGGGTTTCCACATTTGCACTTCAGACTCAGCACACATTGTGTTTTACTGTTTCAGATAAAAAGCCTTCACTCGTTAGTACTACTGATCCCATAATCTTGATAATCTAACAAAAGAGATAACCCACACAATCACACTTAAAATACATCGAGCTCCAAATGCACTCTTACCTTGTACTGGCTAATGCTATGTGCATGGGGAAAATGCAAAGTGGACACAAACTGATGGACATAGTTGCTGTTCAGGCCTCCTTCGTAGATACTCTCTGCTATTATTTTACTGACAAAGTTTTTGCCAGTACCAGTCCATCCATGTAAGGAGAGAGTGAGAGGTTTTTTGGGGTTTGTGTTGTTCAAGAAGCCAATCACAGCTTTCACAATCACCTTCTTCACAAGGTGCTGACCAAATAGTTTCTTATCCAAATCCTCCTGAAGTGCTGAATGAAGGAGACACCAaccagagaagaagaaaaaaaggtgaTAGGTTTTAATGTTTCTAGGCTGCTTTGGAATGGTGGCCTCTCTGATATCCCAAGGTGCCTAAACTTTGCTcatcccagggcagctgccagggGATCAAAGAGCTATCCTGATTAGAATGGAACCAGCACGTTTTTCTTGAATAGTGGAGACTGCAGACCCTGGAATGGGATGCTCTGGATCCAGCTGCCAATCACCATCCCTCTTCCTGTGGAGGGACTCATACCACCAGGTTCCCCTTTTACTCCCGCTCCTTCTGTCTGGAAGCAGCCACACGTTCTTTCATCTCCccagcgtcccctccccccaaaactatCAGCCCTCTCCTCTAGTTGTAGCCTCCTACACCCCCTCGGCATGCGCCCTCTAATCTTGCCCTCCCCGCCTTCCTGTCTGCTGCACGAGAGCCAACGACCCAGCTCCGACTCCCTCTCTCAGCGGGCATCTTCCGAGAGGCCGGACCCTTCCCCAGCCTAAGCAGCCCCCAAGCTGAACCCCACCAACAGGGACAGCCCCCAAGCGCCCCCAACACGTACTGACCCCATaaccgccagccccgccccagcccacCTACCTGCTCCCGCCCGGGTCCCCTCCCGCTGGAGGCAGCACTCCCTGAAGTAGCAGTAGAGGCGCGGGTAGGAGATGAAGCCGGTGAGCGCTGAGGCGGCAGCCCCGCACAGCGCCAGTCCCAGGCTGATGGGCTCCACCGTCTGCACCGGGCTCAGCAGCAGCGCAAGGCCCAGAACAGCCCCCAGCGGCCCCCGCAGCAGCTTCATGCCCCCTCCGCCAGGCCCCAGCCCGGCCTGTCAGGCGCCACCCTCACCCCGCACAGCCACTTCCGCTTCCGGACTAGTCGCTTCCGGCACCACCATCTTGGTTGAGGGCAGAGGCGTTGGCCAGGGTTGAGGTTGGCGGCGGCCATGTTGGAAACAGGCCGTCACTGTCACGTGACCGAAAGGGCCCGCCCTCTCCCGCGAGATCGCTACTCAGTAGGTGACAGGTTAGCTAGGCAATGACTCAGTATCGCCGTCATGACGTAGCATCCTGCTCCACGTGCCGTAAGACCGTCGGCGGAGCAGGTCGTGACGTAGCTTCCGCGTGCGTGTCCCGACGTGTCCTCGGTGCCCACCCTGCGGCCCTGCAAGCAACCTCCGTCTCCCTGTTCAGCTTGTGGCCGGGTTAGATCACACACCCCAGCTCCCTCTACTCGTTTCCAGACGGGTGCAGATTTCTTCCATCTATGTGCAGGACAAAATATTGTAGGTGCAGGGGTGCATGTGCAAAAGAGCACCGCTACTAGCAACACACAACCCATGTGCACTCTGCTAACCCCCAGCAGCcagtttacaaggaacactgTTGGAAGGAAGCCTTCTAACACCTATTGGAAACTGCAATTAATAAATAACGGTTTTGTTCTGACTCCTTTGAGTCGCTAGTGCCTGCTGAAAGCTCTTTTAAATCTTcccttgctaaaaaaaaaaaaaaaaaacaatactgGCACAGTGGTTAGGGGCCACTGtctcacaaaaaaacaaacacctcACTGAAGTGGCCCCTCTCTAAGaaggagacactccccacatttccctttcacaccagggctggggggttgggaggggaaggagtcctGGCTAGTAGATTGTGCACTCCAGCTCCATGGAGTGTCAGCACTGCtaaaggtgggagggggcaaagaGTCCCAAACcctgggggctggattcaggcaagccaggggctggattcagcccctgggccttaggtttcccagcCCTGTTCAAAATACTAGCTAGATGATGTAGCATTGTCATCTCCATTTACTatctgcatttatttatttttttttatatataaacacaGCACTTAAGATACTGTTTAGTATTTATGGctagtcatttttttttaaatggtgcagGAACTTGCCGTCGCTTTTGCTTAGCCATAATATTTCACTGTTCTAACAAAACTATTAGATGAAAGGTCACATGGTCACAAAACTTTCAAGCCCAGGGACCGAAACTCAATCatttcccccattttacagatgacatTAAGCAGAGATGCACAGAGGCATTAAACAACATGTTCCAGATCACAGTCTGTCAGTGACTGAATCATGAAACTGcacagtgaggctacatctacactgtaatgctatttcaggatagcagagtatcccgaaatagctatcctgcatcttaagAGGCTTGCTCTGCTGATGTCccagtaaacttcattccacaaggatgtttcaaaatagcagtttattttgaaatttggtgaggtgtagacgtagcctgagtagCAGCCCTCAGCAGTGAATCTCAGTCTGCCAACCAAAACTCTTGTTTGTGGGCTTGTGCTATAGTGCTAAAAATAGTACAGATGTTATAGCCCAAGCTCCACCCTCAGCCAAGATCCAGCCTgagcaagcatctacacagctatttttagtgcaATAGCAGAAGCCCAAGTCATCCAGGATCTAAGACTCCCTCATATGAGCTATGTAAACGTACCCTTAGTCAGATGTTTGAAGTGCCAGACAATATTACCTCAACTATTTTCATAAGCTAGCCTTTTTGATTTGTAGCATagattttacatttttgtttcatGTTAATTTTATTTGAAAGGTGTCAGTCCAACAGTACTAAGGACAGAAATTCTTAAAACAGACGGCACTCCACTCTCAATGCCTTGTTCACACATTGCCTTTTTACACTGATATTGTCAATAATCATGCTAGCTGTGGGTGAGGGT belongs to Pelodiscus sinensis isolate JC-2024 chromosome 22, ASM4963464v1, whole genome shotgun sequence and includes:
- the LOC102450426 gene encoding torsin-1A-like isoform X2 is translated as MKLLRGPLGAVLGLALLLSPVQTVEPISLGLALCGAAASALTGFISYPRLYCYFRECCLQREGTRAGAALQEDLDKKLFGQHLVKKVIVKAVIGFLNNTNPKKPLTLSLHGWTGTGKNFVSKIIAESIYEGGLNSNYVHQFVSTLHFPHAHSISQYKDQLQSWIRGNVSACARSIFIFDEMDKMHAGLIDSIKPFLDYYEQLDGVSYRRAIFIFLSNAGAEKITDVALDFWRRGRKRENMELRDLEASLSVSVFNNKNNYRVCFAQPGNQIDKLEDSLVRQLFGS